The following coding sequences are from one Deinococcus roseus window:
- a CDS encoding SDR family oxidoreductase, with product MKRVLVTGGTGVLGKEVVEALKARGSIPRVLSRKNILSWPGVETVQGDLTTGAGVEAALKDVEVVIHCAHNPTHARQNTLATQNLLKAVQQSSVKHVVLISIIGIDRLTFYPYYKAKLQDEQVLESSGIPYTILRAAQFHDFVGFLIQSIVKSPLILLPRDLPFQPVGLSAVAETLAQAALQAPAGRLPDLAGPEVLTLDQLTHSFLKAQGIQKTMYTFPLPLSVFKVFRELASSQVTRKGETWQEWLSRRSQTTNAYQKAQG from the coding sequence ATGAAACGTGTGCTGGTGACAGGTGGAACCGGAGTGCTGGGCAAAGAAGTGGTGGAAGCCCTTAAAGCCAGAGGAAGCATTCCCAGGGTGCTCAGCCGCAAAAACATCCTCAGCTGGCCCGGAGTGGAAACCGTGCAGGGAGACCTGACCACAGGTGCAGGAGTGGAAGCTGCATTAAAGGATGTGGAGGTGGTCATCCACTGTGCCCACAACCCGACCCATGCCAGACAGAACACCCTGGCCACCCAGAACCTGTTGAAGGCAGTGCAACAGTCTTCTGTAAAACATGTGGTGCTGATCAGCATCATCGGGATTGATCGCCTGACGTTTTACCCTTATTACAAAGCCAAGTTGCAAGACGAGCAGGTGCTGGAGTCCAGCGGCATCCCTTACACCATCTTGCGGGCTGCCCAGTTCCATGACTTCGTGGGCTTTCTGATCCAGTCCATTGTCAAAAGTCCCCTGATCCTGCTGCCCAGAGATCTGCCTTTTCAACCAGTGGGCCTCTCTGCCGTGGCAGAAACCCTGGCCCAGGCTGCACTGCAAGCACCAGCAGGTCGCCTGCCAGACCTTGCAGGACCCGAAGTGCTGACCCTGGACCAGTTGACCCACAGTTTTTTAAAAGCGCAGGGCATCCAGAAAACCATGTACACCTTCCCCTTGCCGCTTTCTGTCTTTAAAGTTTTCAGGGAACTGGCTTCCTCTCAGGTGACCCGCAAAGGAGAGACTTGGCAGGAATGGCTTTCCAGACGGTCACAAACCACCAATGCCTATCAGAAAGCCCAGGGCTGA
- a CDS encoding TetR/AcrR family transcriptional regulator: protein MTRTNQKTQAAEKSKQLILDAAEILFAEKGFEKTSLQEICDQAGVARGTPGYFFGSKEGLYQAVLDRAFAEPLQLVLALKTLAQQPAHDPRQLLRFAIEQFFDFQFKHPRFVRLTEWETLSGGQYLSKLPSQLEVFREALALMQHELHWQGEPEQFMIDLTALCWFPMAHAETFLRPLGMDMQDPQTRENRKQHVVDLLLSKYLPERKET from the coding sequence ATGACACGCACCAATCAGAAAACCCAGGCTGCAGAGAAAAGCAAACAACTCATTCTGGATGCTGCTGAAATCCTATTTGCAGAAAAAGGCTTTGAAAAGACCAGCCTGCAAGAGATCTGTGATCAGGCCGGAGTGGCCCGTGGGACCCCCGGGTATTTCTTCGGTTCCAAAGAAGGACTGTATCAGGCTGTGCTGGACCGGGCTTTTGCAGAACCTCTGCAACTGGTGCTGGCCCTCAAAACCCTGGCCCAGCAACCCGCACATGACCCCAGACAGCTCTTGCGCTTTGCCATCGAACAGTTCTTTGATTTTCAGTTCAAACATCCCCGTTTTGTGCGCCTCACCGAGTGGGAAACCCTTTCAGGCGGGCAGTACCTCAGCAAACTGCCCAGCCAGCTGGAGGTGTTCCGGGAAGCCCTGGCCCTGATGCAGCACGAACTGCACTGGCAGGGAGAACCCGAGCAATTCATGATCGACCTGACCGCCCTGTGCTGGTTTCCGATGGCCCACGCAGAGACTTTTCTGAGACCGCTGGGCATGGACATGCAAGACCCCCAGACCAGAGAAAACCGCAAGCAGCATGTGGTGGATTTGCTGCTGAGCAAATACCTTCCAGAAAGGAAAGAGACATGA
- a CDS encoding multidrug effflux MFS transporter: MTSATRPSNSRFEIIALVGLLQAIGAFTIDIMLPALSTMSRDFGVTETRAQLIVGSYFFGFAAGQLLHGPLSDQYGRKPVLMTALFLYMLTTLGIIFTQDFTLLLVLRGLQGVLGAAMRIVPTALIRDQYSGAAMARIMSFAMMVFLIAPVIAPSIGTIILQWGWHAIFYFLAGLAAFLLLWAGLRLQETLPVEKRRVQSFENLKKAAVLVFQQKQSVAYTLILIFTSAILYTYLMSAPQLYKGFLNLNNTQFALAFGATGIVQSLGAFANTALVTRLGIHRLIRYALWGICLFSFLTVPHALLNQNVIGVWLHISVVLFFMSITFPNANSAAMEPLGSIAGFASSIIGFVSSAAAGLLGALLGQWAAGDFLKFGMGWTALALISLLVLTWLWRKHRPEARTVRV, translated from the coding sequence GTGACTTCAGCCACCCGCCCCTCCAACTCCCGCTTTGAAATCATTGCCCTGGTGGGCCTGCTGCAGGCCATTGGCGCATTCACCATCGACATCATGCTTCCTGCACTCAGCACCATGAGCAGAGACTTCGGGGTCACCGAAACCCGAGCCCAGCTCATTGTGGGCAGCTACTTTTTCGGGTTTGCTGCAGGACAGCTGCTGCACGGCCCCCTCAGTGACCAGTACGGCAGAAAACCCGTCTTGATGACCGCCCTTTTCCTGTACATGCTGACCACGCTCGGCATCATCTTCACCCAGGATTTCACCCTGCTGCTGGTGCTCAGGGGATTGCAAGGGGTGCTGGGGGCTGCCATGCGCATCGTGCCCACCGCCCTGATCCGCGACCAGTACTCCGGTGCTGCCATGGCCCGCATCATGTCCTTTGCCATGATGGTGTTCCTGATTGCGCCCGTGATTGCCCCCAGCATTGGCACAATCATTCTGCAGTGGGGCTGGCATGCCATCTTCTATTTTCTTGCTGGACTGGCCGCTTTCCTGCTGCTGTGGGCTGGCCTGAGGCTGCAGGAAACCCTTCCGGTGGAAAAACGGCGCGTTCAAAGCTTTGAAAACCTCAAGAAAGCCGCTGTGCTGGTGTTCCAGCAGAAACAGAGTGTGGCCTACACCCTGATCCTGATTTTCACCTCAGCCATCCTGTACACCTACCTGATGAGTGCACCACAGCTCTACAAGGGTTTTCTGAACCTCAACAACACCCAGTTTGCCCTGGCTTTCGGAGCCACAGGCATTGTGCAGTCCCTGGGGGCCTTTGCCAACACTGCGCTGGTCACCCGGCTGGGCATCCACCGCCTGATCCGTTACGCCCTGTGGGGCATCTGCCTGTTCAGTTTCCTGACCGTGCCCCATGCCCTGCTGAATCAGAATGTGATCGGGGTGTGGTTGCACATCAGCGTGGTGCTGTTCTTCATGAGCATCACCTTCCCCAATGCCAACAGTGCAGCCATGGAGCCCCTGGGCAGCATTGCAGGTTTTGCCAGCAGCATCATCGGCTTTGTGAGCAGTGCAGCAGCCGGATTGCTGGGAGCCCTGCTGGGCCAGTGGGCTGCAGGAGACTTCCTGAAATTTGGAATGGGCTGGACCGCCCTCGCCCTGATCAGTTTGCTGGTGCTGACCTGGCTGTGGCGAAAACACAGGCCAGAAGCGAGAACTGTGCGGGTTTGA
- a CDS encoding DNA-3-methyladenine glycosylase family protein — protein MSSSAARAFLEQDPDLAPLLEKHTLPQSFKGSFDAFSGLCSIVIGQQVSVRSAVAVENRVLQHLGGFTPEKVLNTHEDVLGKLGLTRNKMRTLKGIATRVLQGLDLDLLQEESDQKVSEILLEMWGIGQWSTDMFLIFGLGHEDVFPWGDVALRRGFFRVMGENATPDVAERWRPFRSYAAWLLWQESETDLSIQPLFWVHV, from the coding sequence ATGTCTTCCTCTGCTGCCCGCGCTTTCCTGGAACAGGACCCTGATCTGGCCCCTTTGCTGGAAAAACACACCCTCCCACAGTCCTTCAAAGGCTCTTTTGATGCGTTCTCTGGTTTGTGCAGCATTGTGATCGGGCAACAGGTGAGCGTGCGCTCTGCAGTGGCTGTGGAGAACCGGGTCTTGCAGCATCTGGGAGGTTTCACCCCGGAAAAAGTCCTGAACACCCACGAGGATGTGCTGGGCAAACTGGGCCTCACCCGCAATAAGATGCGCACCCTCAAGGGCATCGCCACCAGGGTTTTGCAGGGTCTGGATCTGGACCTCCTGCAAGAAGAATCGGACCAGAAAGTCAGCGAAATCCTGCTGGAGATGTGGGGCATCGGGCAGTGGTCCACAGACATGTTCCTGATTTTTGGTCTGGGGCATGAAGATGTGTTTCCCTGGGGAGATGTGGCCCTCAGGCGCGGTTTTTTTCGGGTGATGGGAGAGAACGCCACCCCGGATGTTGCTGAGCGGTGGCGTCCTTTTCGGTCTTACGCTGCGTGGTTGTTGTGGCAGGAATCAGAAACGGATCTGTCCATTCAGCCGCTGTTCTGGGTGCATGTGTGA
- a CDS encoding nucleotidyltransferase domain-containing protein, which produces MNSPEDLLQELTAQLVQEGAEAVLLLGSMARGEEVLYSDLDLHAVYQTVPTYQQRIFYQNGQLVTISFYTWDRKELAFTDAQTALWNIEGMRHTRILHDPEGRFADLQKRALAFEWREVQDAALVRISSHLYNTIEESHKVMGALTTHNPEKCLFALQGMQWPLAEASAFANGALIVTENRYWSTIRDREQDPVWRENFWTMLGFTDASILERGVAGLRLYLRTFELYGQHVKPEQRQTVQQAVQTIRAFLEQRGY; this is translated from the coding sequence ATGAATTCCCCAGAAGACCTGCTGCAAGAACTCACGGCACAACTGGTTCAGGAAGGCGCAGAGGCTGTCTTGCTGCTGGGCAGCATGGCCCGTGGCGAGGAGGTCCTTTATTCCGACCTGGATTTGCATGCTGTTTACCAGACTGTCCCCACCTACCAGCAACGCATTTTTTACCAGAACGGACAGCTGGTGACCATCAGTTTCTACACCTGGGACCGCAAAGAACTGGCTTTCACCGATGCCCAGACGGCCCTGTGGAACATTGAGGGCATGCGGCACACCCGCATCCTGCATGATCCCGAGGGGCGTTTTGCAGACCTTCAGAAGCGGGCACTGGCTTTTGAATGGAGAGAAGTGCAGGACGCTGCGCTGGTCCGCATCAGTTCCCACCTCTACAACACCATCGAAGAATCTCACAAGGTGATGGGGGCCCTGACCACCCACAACCCAGAGAAATGCCTGTTTGCCTTGCAGGGCATGCAGTGGCCTCTGGCAGAAGCAAGTGCATTTGCCAATGGTGCACTGATTGTCACCGAAAACCGCTACTGGAGCACCATCCGGGACCGAGAACAGGATCCTGTCTGGCGGGAAAACTTCTGGACCATGCTGGGTTTCACTGACGCTTCCATTCTTGAACGGGGGGTGGCCGGGCTCAGGCTGTACCTGCGCACCTTTGAACTCTATGGCCAGCACGTCAAACCCGAACAGCGCCAGACCGTCCAGCAAGCCGTTCAGACCATCCGTGCTTTTCTTGAGCAGCGGGGCTATTGA
- a CDS encoding MarR family winged helix-turn-helix transcriptional regulator — translation MLITESPDPMPEDFPTEFDTPQDNPGFLLWTITSRWQRHIRQALDPLNLTHAQFVLLASLGWLCTREQHITQTRLADHAHMDPMTTSQVLRTLEQKGWVTRLAHPRDTRARVLQVTAAGTEMIEKSIPLVEAVDRAFFAGLSPEAVALFRKLDQQSSG, via the coding sequence ATGCTGATCACTGAAAGCCCTGATCCCATGCCTGAAGATTTCCCCACCGAATTTGACACCCCCCAGGACAACCCTGGTTTTCTGCTCTGGACCATCACCAGCAGGTGGCAGCGGCACATCCGGCAGGCCCTGGATCCCCTGAACCTCACCCATGCCCAGTTTGTGCTGCTGGCCAGTCTGGGCTGGTTGTGCACCCGCGAGCAGCACATCACCCAGACCCGCCTGGCAGACCATGCTCACATGGACCCCATGACCACCTCACAGGTGCTCAGAACCCTGGAACAGAAAGGCTGGGTCACCCGCCTTGCCCATCCCAGAGACACCCGTGCCAGGGTGCTGCAGGTCACTGCTGCAGGCACAGAGATGATTGAAAAAAGCATTCCGCTGGTGGAGGCCGTGGACCGGGCTTTTTTTGCAGGTCTTTCCCCGGAAGCTGTGGCCCTGTTCCGAAAACTGGATCAGCAGTCTTCTGGCTGA
- a CDS encoding SRPBCC family protein translates to MWMIQVSEYTQATAEQVWHFYSNVAGWPQWDSELEVCTLQGPFVAGTPGTLTPKGMTALPFVLTAVDPFKSFSDETHLPGCVLKFHHTLEPTPQGLKVTHTIHLIGPAYDQYTGTIGKSIASHLPPAIKKLISLAEALTPA, encoded by the coding sequence ATGTGGATGATTCAAGTGAGTGAATACACGCAGGCAACAGCAGAACAGGTGTGGCATTTCTACAGCAATGTGGCAGGATGGCCCCAGTGGGACAGCGAACTCGAGGTTTGCACCCTGCAAGGCCCCTTTGTGGCTGGCACCCCAGGCACCCTCACACCAAAAGGCATGACCGCCCTTCCTTTTGTGCTCACCGCAGTGGATCCTTTCAAATCTTTCTCGGATGAAACCCACCTGCCTGGATGTGTGCTCAAATTCCACCACACCCTGGAACCCACTCCACAAGGCCTGAAAGTCACCCACACCATCCACCTGATCGGGCCTGCTTACGATCAGTACACGGGCACCATCGGCAAGAGCATTGCTTCCCACCTGCCCCCGGCCATCAAGAAACTGATTTCGCTGGCAGAAGCGCTCACCCCTGCTTGA
- a CDS encoding patatin-like phospholipase family protein, protein MTTQPHKPFGLALGGGGARGFAHIGVFTVLDRLGVRPSCIAGTSMGALMGAFYAAGYSASDIRKIAATAPVLKLLKIGIGSGLLNNIAFEAFLKQYLPERFEDLKMPFTITATDLVSGNSVYFNHGSLAQALRCTIAYPGLIDPVWIGDQLLADGGILNEVPVDAVMFMGIRPIIAVDVTFVNGPEYEGETSPPRGHFHKEKRVGLLPTARRSIIVMQSQMTEMRLALYKPDLLIRPSMLPTIETENFWKLDEAVRIGEEATQLQENRIRELLGV, encoded by the coding sequence ATGACCACCCAACCCCACAAACCCTTCGGACTGGCCCTGGGAGGCGGAGGGGCCAGAGGCTTTGCCCACATCGGCGTGTTCACCGTGCTGGACCGTCTGGGTGTCAGGCCTTCCTGCATTGCAGGCACCAGTATGGGAGCCCTGATGGGCGCTTTTTATGCTGCTGGATATTCTGCCTCAGACATCCGCAAGATTGCCGCCACTGCACCCGTGCTGAAACTGCTGAAAATAGGCATCGGATCGGGGCTGCTCAACAACATTGCTTTCGAAGCTTTCCTGAAACAGTACCTGCCAGAGCGCTTTGAAGACCTGAAAATGCCCTTCACCATCACCGCCACCGATCTGGTCAGCGGCAACTCGGTGTACTTCAACCACGGTTCGCTGGCCCAGGCCCTGCGCTGCACCATCGCTTACCCTGGCCTGATTGACCCGGTGTGGATTGGAGACCAGTTGCTGGCAGATGGAGGCATCCTCAACGAGGTGCCTGTAGACGCGGTGATGTTCATGGGGATCCGGCCCATCATCGCTGTGGATGTCACCTTCGTGAACGGCCCCGAATACGAGGGGGAAACCAGCCCACCCAGAGGACATTTCCACAAAGAGAAACGGGTGGGCCTGCTGCCCACCGCCCGCCGCAGCATCATCGTGATGCAATCCCAGATGACCGAAATGCGCCTGGCCCTTTACAAACCCGACCTGCTGATCCGGCCCAGCATGCTCCCCACCATTGAAACCGAGAACTTCTGGAAACTGGACGAGGCCGTCAGGATTGGAGAGGAAGCAACACAGTTGCAGGAGAATCGGATTCGGGAGTTGCTGGGGGTGTAG
- the lepB gene encoding signal peptidase I, with amino-acid sequence MSDKPKKSFLRSLWDEVIRPWGEAILFAWAITTFLISMVGVDGNSMLPNLRWGERVVIPKYETWLHRLGYGSFQRGDILVVKPPLDSPGSQVPVPILGPLFGMKYRPFFIKRLVGLPGDKIRVSAGEVFVNGEKVNQAGITDFWQAQGCWDTDSEEANHAAARANAQGIRTLTQEEITVPAGEYFVMGDNRSPRGSEDSRIMGTVPLKDIAGRAALIVWPVVRKSETKFECGVVATTREEEHDRAILSGKTELNLRLLHPLPGLQELSTK; translated from the coding sequence ATGTCGGACAAACCGAAAAAAAGTTTTCTGAGGTCGCTGTGGGATGAAGTCATCCGGCCCTGGGGCGAGGCGATCCTCTTTGCGTGGGCCATCACCACCTTCCTGATCTCCATGGTGGGTGTGGACGGCAACAGCATGCTGCCCAACCTGCGCTGGGGCGAACGGGTGGTCATTCCCAAATACGAAACCTGGCTGCACCGTCTGGGCTACGGCAGCTTCCAGCGGGGAGACATTCTGGTGGTCAAACCCCCCCTGGATTCTCCAGGATCGCAGGTACCAGTGCCTATTTTGGGGCCTCTGTTTGGAATGAAATATCGCCCTTTTTTCATCAAACGTCTGGTGGGCCTGCCCGGAGACAAAATTCGGGTTTCTGCCGGAGAAGTCTTTGTGAACGGCGAAAAAGTCAATCAGGCAGGCATCACTGACTTCTGGCAAGCCCAGGGATGCTGGGACACCGACAGTGAGGAAGCCAACCACGCTGCTGCTCGGGCCAATGCTCAGGGCATCAGAACCCTGACCCAGGAAGAAATCACGGTCCCAGCAGGCGAGTACTTCGTGATGGGTGATAACCGCTCACCAAGAGGCAGCGAAGACAGTCGCATCATGGGCACTGTTCCCCTAAAAGACATTGCAGGTCGGGCCGCCTTGATCGTATGGCCTGTCGTCCGAAAAAGCGAAACCAAATTTGAATGTGGTGTAGTCGCCACTACACGTGAAGAAGAACACGATCGGGCCATCCTCTCTGGTAAAACAGAACTCAATCTTAGATTGCTTCATCCTTTACCAGGACTTCAAGAGTTAAGCACCAAATAA
- a CDS encoding DUF503 domain-containing protein, whose protein sequence is MMLGYIGTYICRLETPWVKSLKEKRALIKPVTEKLKARYPVTVARLDGLDAHDWEVIGVVTISNDHQWVQDTLKMVSDVMHTSGCEVTEESSSIQAIDQDGSDDEEDE, encoded by the coding sequence CTGATGCTGGGTTACATTGGGACCTACATTTGCAGGCTGGAAACCCCCTGGGTCAAATCCCTGAAAGAAAAGCGTGCCCTGATCAAGCCCGTCACCGAGAAACTCAAGGCCCGCTATCCCGTCACGGTGGCCAGGCTGGACGGTCTGGATGCCCACGACTGGGAGGTCATTGGGGTGGTGACGATCTCCAATGACCACCAGTGGGTGCAGGACACCCTGAAAATGGTCTCGGATGTGATGCACACTTCCGGGTGTGAGGTGACCGAGGAGAGCAGCAGCATTCAGGCCATCGATCAGGATGGTTCAGACGACGAAGAAGACGAATAA
- a CDS encoding DUF1999 domain-containing protein yields the protein MRYRAFTDADHDLIVALERTVLLQEDPNFDALPDREKEGRIRTSVASLRFFERTEHSFVAEAEDVLYGAVFAQSVWHGDKPTVWISRILLHPAAPSDTLAGLLKACSKSAYDTAIYEVHTCLTPEQAAAAEGFRSQGIYAVRHLGSRSETAQGEKLA from the coding sequence ATGCGCTACCGAGCTTTCACCGATGCTGACCATGATTTGATTGTGGCCCTGGAGCGAACTGTTCTGCTGCAGGAAGACCCGAACTTTGATGCCCTGCCTGACCGTGAAAAAGAGGGCCGCATCCGCACCAGTGTGGCTTCTTTGCGTTTTTTTGAGCGCACCGAACATTCCTTTGTGGCAGAAGCAGAGGATGTGCTGTACGGAGCCGTCTTTGCCCAGAGCGTCTGGCATGGAGACAAACCCACCGTCTGGATCAGCCGGATTTTGCTGCATCCAGCTGCGCCCTCAGACACCCTGGCTGGCCTTTTGAAGGCCTGCTCCAAGAGTGCTTATGACACCGCCATTTACGAGGTGCACACCTGCCTGACCCCTGAACAGGCCGCCGCTGCAGAGGGTTTCAGGTCGCAGGGCATTTATGCGGTCCGACATCTGGGCTCCAGAAGCGAAACCGCCCAGGGAGAAAAACTGGCCTGA
- a CDS encoding TetR/AcrR family transcriptional regulator produces the protein MPRHTDTKHILLDIARELFAEQGYRVTTLEQIAARAGITKPAVYRHYASKQAILEALLVQADQQEQEIFTEDPSLPLQDRLVQVAQLYTGGFNPLMAVITGASDKREQVADAEMHARKHMRQTLARLTELFRREIQTGTVQGDPQILAVMFSSVIHGSQMHLNRNPILQEKQLLEASIEVFLHGCLQDRVKSRA, from the coding sequence ATGCCACGCCACACCGACACCAAACACATTCTGCTGGACATTGCCCGTGAGCTTTTCGCAGAGCAGGGCTACCGGGTCACCACCCTGGAGCAGATTGCTGCACGGGCGGGCATCACCAAACCCGCGGTGTACCGGCATTACGCCAGCAAGCAGGCCATTCTGGAGGCTTTGCTGGTGCAGGCAGACCAGCAGGAGCAGGAGATTTTCACCGAAGATCCCAGTTTGCCCTTGCAGGACCGTCTGGTTCAGGTGGCGCAGCTTTACACGGGCGGATTCAACCCCCTGATGGCCGTGATCACCGGGGCCAGCGACAAACGGGAGCAGGTGGCAGATGCCGAAATGCATGCCCGCAAGCACATGCGCCAGACCCTCGCGCGCCTGACCGAACTGTTCCGGCGGGAAATCCAGACTGGAACGGTGCAGGGAGATCCGCAAATTCTGGCGGTGATGTTCAGCAGTGTGATCCACGGTTCCCAGATGCACCTGAACCGCAACCCCATCTTGCAGGAGAAGCAACTGCTGGAAGCCTCCATAGAGGTGTTCCTGCATGGGTGCCTGCAGGACAGGGTCAAATCCAGGGCCTGA
- the pth gene encoding aminoacyl-tRNA hydrolase, with product MIVGLGNPGMDYAQTRHNVGFMVLDRLAEKLGVRFSQRGNAEVAEGRIGSEKIILMKPLTYMNLSGQAVVPVLRFYKLRPEDLLVVQDDLDMPFRMMKFRHAGSSGGQGGIKSITQLLGSEHFTRLKIGIDRPPPKFDVPRWVLSKFKPEEQPDLGQLVELGVQAASNWAEHGLDIAQQKFNGTDLRPKPPKKPREVLKIPMRVKMCGMTRVEDALLAEKLGADAIGLIFASFSKRYVTPEQARKISLSLSVLPSRVGVFVDAPLDQLLETAEVARLTAVQLHGNETPEYAKQVAEFYPVVRAFKVKDASLDLSGWQDFTVLLDGSEPGSGQAFDWSLLPSLKPPKRWWLAGGLGPQNVVAALEAVKNHLPVGVDAVTHLEASPGIKDPARMRAFMQNLRSRD from the coding sequence ATGATTGTTGGTCTGGGCAATCCGGGAATGGATTACGCCCAGACGCGCCACAATGTGGGTTTCATGGTGCTGGACCGCCTCGCTGAGAAACTGGGGGTGCGCTTTTCCCAGCGGGGCAATGCCGAGGTGGCAGAAGGTCGCATCGGCAGCGAGAAAATCATCCTGATGAAACCCCTCACCTACATGAACCTTTCCGGTCAGGCGGTGGTTCCAGTGTTGCGCTTCTACAAGTTGCGCCCGGAAGATTTGCTGGTGGTGCAGGACGATCTGGACATGCCTTTTCGGATGATGAAGTTCCGGCATGCAGGCAGTTCAGGCGGTCAGGGCGGCATCAAAAGCATCACCCAGCTGCTGGGCTCTGAGCATTTCACCCGCCTGAAAATTGGGATTGACCGGCCTCCACCCAAATTTGACGTGCCCCGCTGGGTGCTGTCCAAATTCAAGCCTGAAGAACAGCCTGACCTGGGTCAACTGGTGGAGCTCGGGGTGCAGGCAGCCTCAAACTGGGCGGAGCATGGCCTGGACATTGCCCAGCAGAAATTCAACGGAACAGATTTGCGCCCCAAGCCCCCAAAGAAACCCAGGGAGGTCCTGAAAATTCCCATGCGAGTGAAAATGTGCGGCATGACCCGCGTTGAAGACGCCCTGCTGGCCGAGAAGCTGGGTGCAGACGCCATCGGTCTGATTTTTGCTTCCTTCAGCAAGCGGTACGTCACACCCGAGCAGGCCCGCAAAATCAGCCTGAGCCTGTCTGTGTTGCCTTCAAGGGTGGGGGTTTTTGTGGATGCCCCGCTGGACCAGCTGCTGGAAACAGCAGAAGTGGCCCGACTCACAGCCGTGCAACTGCATGGCAACGAAACCCCTGAATACGCGAAGCAGGTGGCCGAGTTTTACCCTGTGGTGCGGGCCTTTAAGGTGAAAGACGCCAGCCTGGATCTGTCAGGGTGGCAGGACTTCACAGTGCTGCTGGATGGGAGTGAACCCGGTTCGGGACAGGCTTTTGACTGGTCCTTGCTGCCCAGCCTGAAACCTCCGAAACGGTGGTGGCTGGCGGGAGGACTGGGACCCCAAAATGTGGTGGCTGCTCTGGAAGCCGTGAAAAACCACTTGCCAGTCGGGGTGGACGCCGTGACCCATCTGGAGGCCAGTCCTGGAATCAAAGACCCTGCGCGAATGCGAGCATTTATGCAAAACCTTCGTTCCAGGGACTGA
- a CDS encoding biotin--[acetyl-CoA-carboxylase] ligase: MDLLPILTEQIQSGEAMAERFGVTRVAVWKQIQRLQNEGYPVVSEKPKGYRLLPGTPTPAALQAHLKGSFGQQYHYFGTVASTQDVARQLADAGAPHGTVVLAEKQTQGRGRRGKVWSTPLGSGLYFTVVLKPQLALSELSLLPLMAGVAVREACGVGLLKWPNDLITEKGKMAGLLLEADVRGEEVHHVLLGIGINVVPEGLPEGAVGLGSHVRKVSRVELLARLLESLETWLGMTELAVLSAWRKYNGTLGRKVRVQTPRGLLEGLAVDLDARGLWIEHQDTRICITAGDVSLVEPVGRQHHAEG, translated from the coding sequence ATGGACTTGCTGCCCATTCTGACCGAACAGATCCAGAGCGGTGAAGCGATGGCCGAACGTTTCGGTGTGACCCGTGTGGCGGTCTGGAAGCAGATCCAGCGTCTGCAGAACGAAGGTTACCCTGTGGTTTCCGAGAAGCCCAAAGGGTACCGGCTGCTGCCTGGCACCCCCACCCCTGCTGCCCTGCAAGCCCATTTGAAGGGTTCTTTTGGTCAGCAGTACCATTACTTTGGCACCGTTGCCAGCACCCAGGATGTGGCCAGACAACTGGCAGATGCTGGCGCACCCCACGGCACGGTGGTGCTGGCAGAGAAGCAAACCCAGGGTCGGGGCCGCAGGGGAAAAGTCTGGAGCACCCCCCTGGGTTCAGGTCTGTACTTCACGGTGGTCTTGAAGCCCCAGCTTGCCCTCTCTGAACTCTCTTTGCTTCCCCTGATGGCTGGAGTGGCTGTGCGGGAAGCCTGTGGTGTGGGCCTGCTCAAATGGCCCAATGACCTGATCACCGAGAAGGGCAAGATGGCAGGCCTGCTGCTGGAAGCCGATGTGCGCGGAGAGGAAGTGCACCATGTCTTGCTGGGGATCGGCATCAATGTGGTTCCAGAAGGCCTTCCTGAAGGTGCTGTCGGTCTGGGTAGCCATGTGCGAAAAGTCAGCCGTGTGGAATTGCTGGCCCGCCTGCTGGAGTCACTGGAAACCTGGCTGGGCATGACCGAACTGGCCGTGCTTTCCGCCTGGCGCAAATACAATGGCACCCTGGGCCGCAAAGTGCGGGTGCAGACCCCCAGAGGCCTCCTGGAAGGGCTGGCAGTGGATCTGGATGCCAGAGGTTTATGGATTGAGCATCAGGACACCCGGATTTGCATCACAGCGGGAGATGTCAGTCTGGTGGAGCCTGTGGGGAGGCAGCATCACGCCGAGGGCTAA